In the genome of Gloeotrichia echinulata CP02, one region contains:
- a CDS encoding tetratricopeptide repeat protein — protein sequence MLLNILVGRYQIISHLGGGGFGETFVACDTQLPGSPQCVVKKLKPQASDPVTLETARRLFDTEAQVLYKLGTHDRIPQLLAYFEENAEFYLVQELIEGSDLSQELTPGKTLSQEQVISLLQEILEILEFVHEQKVIHRDVNPRNLLRRQQDSKLVLIDFGAVKQITTQVITPQGETKSTVAIGTPGYIPGEQAQGSPKFSSDIYAVGIIAIQALTGLSPEKIAKDADTNEVIWQNSTTVSPEFAQVLDKMLCYDFRQRYPSATAALQALKELTQPSSLTIALTPAYQPKNLPTNKPKKGIIFKVLLTLFVMGLSGTAAIFIIDNIHSQNATELSKQGNTFFELQRYQDALAAYEKAVNIRPDYAQGWNGQGQTLYELKEYKQALTAYDKAIQIQPDYLQAWSGRGFALQKLQRYKEAIASFNKALELQNNAPEVWNAKGEAFSNLNQYENAIRSYDKAIEYKTDYQDAWYNKGLVFHDLKRYDEAINAYDKAIELKSDYDQAWYARGNALVNLQRYEDAFMSYDKAVQYKENYYQAWLSRGNVLVILRRYPEAIESFNQVIKSNPDNYEAWFNRGWSLHQTQRYEDAVISYNKAISLKRNDYQVWYNLGNSLYNLQKYQEAITAYNKALRYKVDHYESWYSKGNALGNLKRYKDAIAAYDQAIKYKPDYQPAIDARNQAQNQLQPEKSPSVIVPTIPIPNFINPIQRRF from the coding sequence ATGCTCTTAAACATACTTGTTGGAAGATACCAAATAATCAGCCACTTGGGAGGTGGGGGATTTGGTGAAACTTTTGTCGCTTGTGATACTCAATTACCCGGTTCACCTCAATGTGTCGTTAAGAAACTCAAGCCTCAAGCTAGTGACCCAGTAACTTTAGAGACAGCTAGACGTTTATTTGATACGGAAGCGCAAGTTCTGTATAAATTAGGTACTCACGACCGCATTCCCCAACTTTTAGCCTACTTTGAAGAAAATGCAGAATTTTATCTGGTACAAGAATTGATCGAAGGATCTGACCTCAGTCAAGAATTAACACCAGGCAAAACCTTAAGTCAAGAGCAAGTGATTTCTTTGTTACAAGAAATTTTGGAAATTTTAGAATTTGTCCATGAACAGAAAGTAATTCACCGTGATGTAAATCCGCGCAATTTACTGAGACGCCAGCAAGATAGTAAATTAGTGCTAATTGACTTTGGTGCTGTTAAACAAATTACCACTCAGGTGATTACTCCCCAAGGTGAAACCAAGTCTACTGTTGCTATAGGTACTCCCGGATATATCCCTGGTGAACAAGCTCAAGGTAGTCCAAAATTTAGCAGTGATATCTATGCTGTGGGGATAATTGCTATTCAAGCGCTGACTGGATTATCTCCCGAAAAAATCGCCAAAGACGCCGATACTAATGAAGTTATTTGGCAAAATTCCACGACAGTATCGCCAGAGTTTGCCCAGGTTTTAGACAAAATGCTATGTTATGATTTTCGTCAACGCTATCCTTCAGCAACGGCTGCATTACAAGCACTCAAAGAGTTAACCCAACCATCCTCGCTCACAATTGCATTAACCCCTGCATATCAACCTAAAAATCTGCCAACGAACAAACCTAAAAAAGGGATAATTTTCAAGGTTTTATTAACGTTATTTGTCATGGGATTAAGTGGTACAGCCGCGATATTTATTATAGATAACATTCATTCGCAGAACGCTACAGAGTTATCGAAACAAGGAAACACATTTTTTGAATTACAGCGCTATCAAGATGCACTAGCAGCTTACGAAAAAGCGGTGAATATTAGACCTGATTATGCTCAAGGATGGAATGGTCAAGGTCAAACCCTATATGAATTAAAAGAATATAAACAAGCATTAACAGCATACGATAAAGCAATTCAAATTCAACCTGATTATTTACAAGCTTGGAGTGGGAGAGGCTTTGCTTTACAAAAATTACAGCGCTACAAAGAAGCAATTGCATCCTTTAATAAAGCTTTAGAACTACAAAATAACGCTCCAGAAGTCTGGAATGCTAAAGGTGAAGCTTTTAGTAATTTAAATCAATACGAAAATGCCATTAGATCTTATGATAAAGCTATTGAATACAAAACCGATTATCAGGATGCTTGGTACAATAAAGGTTTAGTATTTCATGATTTAAAACGCTATGATGAAGCAATTAATGCTTATGATAAAGCCATTGAATTAAAATCTGACTATGACCAAGCCTGGTATGCAAGAGGGAATGCTCTAGTGAATTTGCAACGCTATGAAGATGCATTTATGTCCTATGATAAAGCAGTTCAATATAAAGAAAATTATTACCAAGCTTGGTTATCCAGAGGAAATGTCCTCGTGATTTTGCGACGTTATCCAGAAGCGATAGAATCTTTCAATCAAGTAATTAAATCCAATCCAGACAACTATGAAGCATGGTTTAACCGGGGTTGGTCACTGCATCAAACCCAACGCTATGAAGACGCTGTGATATCTTATAATAAGGCGATATCATTGAAGCGGAATGATTATCAGGTATGGTATAATTTGGGTAATTCATTATATAATTTACAGAAATACCAAGAAGCAATCACCGCTTACAATAAAGCACTGCGTTACAAAGTTGATCATTATGAAAGCTGGTATAGTAAAGGCAATGCTTTAGGAAATTTAAAACGATATAAAGATGCGATCGCCGCTTATGACCAAGCAATTAAATATAAACCAGATTATCAACCAGCGATAGACGCCCGCAACCAAGCCCAGAATCAACTCCAGCCAGAAAAATCACCGTCTGTAATCGTACCAACCATCCCAATTCCTAATTTCATTAATCCAATACAGCGAAGATTCTGA
- a CDS encoding ROK family protein — MLEDNGSIRTLSVDIGGSGVKAMVLDITGHPVTERARLDTPQPATPEVVINAIVVLAAAQGEFHRVSVGFPGVVRCGVTETAANLHRDWIGFDLETTLSKHLQKPVRVINDADMQGFGAVAGKGVELVITLGTGFGSALFVDGKLVPNMEMGHHQFRKGETYEEQLGRATLEEIGDKKWNKRLKKAIVSLQDLFNYDYLYIGGGEAVRVNLLLPLNVKLIPNITGLLGGIALWRN; from the coding sequence ATGCTGGAAGATAATGGATCGATTCGCACCCTATCAGTTGATATTGGCGGTAGTGGTGTCAAAGCTATGGTATTGGATATCACAGGCCATCCCGTAACGGAAAGGGCGCGTTTAGATACACCCCAACCCGCTACACCGGAGGTCGTAATTAATGCCATTGTAGTTTTAGCAGCCGCTCAAGGTGAGTTTCATCGTGTTTCGGTAGGTTTTCCTGGTGTGGTGCGTTGTGGAGTCACAGAAACAGCAGCCAACTTACATCGAGATTGGATTGGATTCGACTTAGAAACAACATTGTCAAAGCATTTGCAGAAGCCTGTACGGGTAATTAATGATGCAGACATGCAAGGTTTTGGGGCAGTTGCGGGTAAAGGTGTGGAATTGGTGATTACCTTGGGTACAGGGTTTGGTTCGGCTTTATTTGTCGATGGTAAACTAGTGCCGAATATGGAAATGGGTCATCATCAGTTTCGCAAAGGAGAGACTTACGAAGAACAACTGGGACGGGCGACTTTAGAAGAAATTGGTGATAAAAAATGGAATAAGCGGTTAAAAAAGGCGATCGTATCTTTACAAGATTTGTTCAATTACGATTACCTTTATATCGGTGGTGGTGAAGCCGTCAGGGTAAATCTCCTGCTACCGTTAAACGTCAAACTCATTCCTAATATCACTGGTTTATTGGGTGGTATTGCTTTGTGGCGAAATTAG
- a CDS encoding heme-copper oxidase subunit III: MDSFISEELQSPVHHTGGEHTHDEEGNKMFGFIVFLLSESVIFLSFFAGYIIYKTTTVNWLPVGVSGLEVKEPAINTVVLVASSFVIYLAEKELHRHNLVKFRLYLLATMAMGSYFLMGQAIEWKGLEFGFTSGVFGGMFYLLTGFHGLHVFTGILLQLIILVNSFIPKIHNSGHFGVNATSLFWHFVDVIWIILFVLIYIWQ, encoded by the coding sequence ATGGATAGTTTCATTTCCGAGGAATTGCAATCGCCTGTCCATCATACAGGCGGGGAGCATACCCACGACGAAGAAGGCAACAAAATGTTTGGCTTCATTGTCTTTCTACTGTCAGAAAGTGTCATTTTTCTGAGTTTTTTTGCTGGATATATTATCTACAAAACAACTACAGTTAACTGGTTACCTGTCGGGGTTTCTGGATTAGAAGTCAAGGAACCTGCAATCAACACAGTTGTTCTGGTTGCTAGTAGCTTTGTGATTTATTTGGCAGAAAAAGAGCTGCACCGCCACAACCTTGTGAAATTTCGCCTGTATTTGTTGGCGACAATGGCGATGGGTAGCTACTTTTTGATGGGACAGGCGATTGAATGGAAAGGCCTGGAATTTGGCTTTACTTCTGGGGTATTCGGTGGAATGTTCTATTTGCTAACAGGCTTCCACGGTTTGCATGTGTTCACCGGGATTTTATTACAGTTGATTATTTTGGTGAATTCATTCATTCCCAAAATCCACAATTCTGGTCACTTCGGCGTTAATGCAACTTCTTTATTTTGGCACTTCGTCGATGTCATCTGGATTATTTTGTTTGTTTTGATTTACATCTGGCAATGA
- a CDS encoding cytochrome c oxidase subunit II yields MKNFKILTLIVAALSVTSISLWIGKQAYFWLPPAAAAESRLIDDLISFLVTLGAFIFLGVTGTLMYSVLFHRAAKNDLSDGPAIEGNLTLEVVWTVIPILLVFWIAGYSYQVYNQMGIQGPMEVVHLHNPMRMKSAYAASKDSEINASVQTVEKIDVLAKQWAWVFHYPEKNVTTTELHLPSDRRVRLALQSEDVLHGFYIPAFRLKQDIIPNQTLDFEFTPIRPGKYRLTDSQYSGTYFATMQADVVVESPEDYQKWLEKTATHKLAPAKNQAVIEYAQVTSESVKNGWVTVAPAAPPLVNSPN; encoded by the coding sequence ATGAAAAATTTCAAGATTTTGACGTTAATTGTGGCGGCCTTGTCCGTGACTAGTATCAGTCTCTGGATTGGAAAGCAGGCTTATTTTTGGCTTCCCCCAGCAGCAGCGGCTGAATCCCGATTGATTGATGATTTGATTAGCTTTTTGGTAACGCTGGGTGCGTTCATCTTCCTGGGAGTGACAGGAACTTTGATGTATTCCGTGCTTTTCCATCGTGCGGCTAAAAATGACCTGAGCGATGGTCCAGCGATTGAGGGTAATTTGACTTTAGAAGTTGTCTGGACAGTAATCCCGATTCTTTTAGTCTTTTGGATTGCCGGTTACAGCTATCAAGTTTACAATCAGATGGGTATTCAGGGGCCGATGGAGGTTGTACACCTACATAATCCGATGAGGATGAAATCGGCCTATGCAGCATCAAAAGACTCAGAAATTAACGCCTCAGTGCAAACAGTGGAAAAAATTGATGTCCTAGCCAAGCAGTGGGCTTGGGTGTTCCACTACCCTGAGAAAAATGTTACGACTACCGAACTTCATCTACCAAGCGATCGCCGAGTGCGTTTAGCTTTGCAATCAGAAGATGTTCTCCACGGCTTCTATATTCCCGCTTTCCGGTTGAAGCAAGACATTATTCCTAACCAAACTCTTGACTTTGAATTCACTCCCATTCGCCCTGGTAAATACCGCCTCACCGATTCTCAATATAGCGGTACTTACTTTGCAACTATGCAGGCGGATGTAGTGGTCGAATCTCCCGAAGATTACCAAAAATGGCTGGAAAAAACAGCCACCCACAAGCTGGCTCCAGCCAAAAATCAGGCAGTTATTGAGTATGCTCAAGTAACCAGTGAATCAGTGAAAAATGGTTGGGTAACAGTGGCACCAGCAGCACCACCTCTAGTCAATTCTCCCAATTAA
- a CDS encoding type II toxin-antitoxin system RelE/ParE family toxin: MTDKRVPADFYKNENGTEPVRDWLKDLEREDRYLIGADIKTVEFGWPIGMPTCRPMGGGLFEVRTSLPQGRIARVLFCIYEGRMVLLHGFIKKTQKTPKKELNLALDRKQILESKG, from the coding sequence ATGACAGATAAACGAGTTCCTGCAGACTTCTATAAAAACGAAAATGGTACTGAGCCAGTCCGTGATTGGTTGAAGGATTTAGAGCGAGAGGATCGATATCTAATTGGTGCTGATATCAAAACAGTAGAGTTTGGCTGGCCTATTGGAATGCCGACTTGTCGCCCTATGGGTGGTGGGTTATTTGAAGTTCGTACAAGTCTACCACAAGGTAGAATAGCCCGTGTTCTTTTCTGCATTTATGAAGGCAGAATGGTTTTGCTCCACGGATTTATCAAAAAAACTCAGAAAACTCCAAAAAAAGAGTTGAACTTAGCCTTGGATCGAAAACA
- a CDS encoding DUF2231 domain-containing protein gives MLEYLTNLNDHNLPYPDTMHPIVVHFVIAMVLFAFFCDVVGYFTRNPRLFEVSWWNMCIATVAIFVAIIFGQFEAGLAQPYDVAKSALNVHTLIGWSLSGIIAAITAWRFVIRTRNPQKISIYYLGAGLILTVIVGVQVYLGDQLVWVYGLHTVPVVEAIKDGLLP, from the coding sequence GTGCTTGAGTATCTTACAAATTTGAACGACCACAATTTACCGTATCCAGATACGATGCATCCCATTGTGGTTCACTTCGTAATTGCGATGGTTTTGTTTGCTTTTTTTTGCGATGTAGTTGGCTATTTTACCCGGAACCCCCGACTGTTTGAGGTGAGTTGGTGGAATATGTGTATCGCTACAGTTGCTATCTTTGTCGCCATCATTTTTGGACAATTTGAAGCGGGATTAGCACAACCTTATGACGTAGCTAAATCAGCGCTGAATGTACATACACTGATTGGCTGGTCTCTATCAGGAATCATCGCGGCGATTACAGCCTGGCGCTTTGTAATTCGTACCCGTAACCCACAGAAAATATCGATTTATTATCTGGGTGCAGGGCTAATATTGACCGTGATAGTAGGAGTGCAAGTATATCTCGGTGATCAACTTGTATGGGTATATGGCTTGCACACAGTGCCAGTTGTTGAAGCAATCAAGGATGGTCTTTTACCATGA
- a CDS encoding tetratricopeptide repeat protein, with product MLQPCNQVKEWEKRRNEASSYYKQGKFQEYLNFASQNLQLAREIPDRAREGYTLNDIGLAHLGCSQPLKALECFHQALLVAQELGKSQAEAAALSNLGSTYSRLGKFSQALLYFNKALQIFRKLQDTQGEVSTLNDVALIYTRLGEPKRALLLQHQILDMRRLLGDLSGEATTLNGIGFAYSTLGKYHKALEFLQAALPIQRAFKNLVGEATTLNNIASVKTDLGQPKQALLLYSQVLLTRRALNDHAGEATTLNNIGFTYSTLGNHRQALNSYKQAVAIYRKLGDCVEEISTLLNMGCLYATTKRKKMALSCYQQAQELAQQIECQPLLEKVQHFINSL from the coding sequence ATGTTACAACCTTGCAATCAAGTCAAAGAATGGGAAAAACGACGTAATGAAGCAAGCAGCTATTATAAGCAGGGAAAATTTCAAGAATATCTCAATTTTGCCAGCCAAAATTTACAGTTAGCTAGAGAAATTCCAGATCGAGCCAGAGAAGGTTATACATTGAACGATATCGGTTTAGCTCACCTTGGTTGCTCCCAACCTCTAAAAGCATTAGAATGTTTTCATCAAGCGCTTTTAGTTGCTCAAGAATTGGGTAAATCCCAAGCAGAAGCAGCTGCACTCAGCAATCTCGGTTCTACCTACAGTCGCCTAGGAAAATTTTCCCAAGCGTTGCTGTATTTTAACAAAGCACTGCAAATCTTCAGGAAATTGCAAGACACTCAAGGCGAGGTTTCTACACTCAATGATGTCGCACTGATTTATACTAGGTTAGGAGAACCAAAACGAGCGCTGTTGCTACAACACCAAATTTTGGACATGCGGCGATTACTAGGAGATTTATCTGGTGAAGCAACAACCCTAAATGGCATTGGTTTTGCCTATAGCACCTTAGGTAAATATCACAAAGCCCTAGAATTTCTGCAAGCAGCACTACCAATTCAAAGGGCTTTCAAGAATTTAGTTGGCGAAGCAACCACCTTAAACAACATCGCCTCAGTCAAAACGGACTTAGGACAACCAAAACAAGCGCTATTGCTTTACTCTCAAGTTCTGTTGACACGTCGCGCATTAAACGATCACGCCGGCGAAGCAACTACCCTGAACAATATTGGTTTCACCTACAGTACCCTGGGTAATCATCGACAAGCACTGAACTCTTACAAACAAGCAGTGGCGATTTATCGAAAACTGGGCGATTGTGTGGAAGAAATTTCCACTTTGTTAAATATGGGGTGTCTTTACGCTACAACGAAACGCAAAAAAATGGCGTTATCCTGCTACCAACAAGCCCAAGAATTAGCTCAACAAATCGAATGTCAGCCCCTTCTGGAAAAGGTACAGCATTTTATCAATTCTCTGTAG
- a CDS encoding 2TM domain-containing protein, which yields MSASEPQNIRSYSQDDVQKILQMAIARQSDNADREFSYQQLLEIASELQISSESLKLAENDWLAQQSEVQQRKAFDIYRRSKFKKRFGNYAIMNTFLVLVDLIGGGGLGWSLYILLFSGLGIGLDIWNTFQTQGEDYEIAFQKWNRKHQIKQTINTVVNSVVSKWFKAL from the coding sequence ATGTCGGCATCTGAACCTCAAAACATCCGTTCTTATAGCCAAGATGATGTACAGAAAATTCTCCAGATGGCGATCGCTCGTCAAAGTGACAACGCAGACAGAGAATTTTCTTATCAACAACTGTTAGAAATTGCCTCTGAGTTACAAATCTCCTCAGAATCTTTAAAACTTGCTGAAAATGACTGGCTAGCACAACAGAGTGAAGTGCAACAGCGAAAAGCTTTTGATATCTACCGCCGAAGCAAATTTAAGAAGCGTTTTGGCAATTATGCCATTATGAATACTTTTTTGGTACTGGTCGATTTAATTGGTGGTGGCGGTCTTGGTTGGTCGCTTTATATTTTACTATTTTCCGGCTTGGGAATTGGGCTGGATATTTGGAATACCTTTCAAACTCAAGGTGAAGACTACGAAATCGCTTTCCAGAAATGGAATCGCAAGCATCAAATTAAACAAACCATTAACACGGTTGTGAACTCAGTTGTGAGTAAGTGGTTCAAGGCGTTGTGA
- a CDS encoding site-specific integrase: MSTTELHQNASELFADFEPPATTDGSYMGIAYQKRAIASYLNEKFDDEFEQAKARLKSAKIKVGLCCDKGSIQLQATLPIKPDDTDTKGTRTKQYKISLGIPANLDGLKTAEEEAYELGKLIARKQFTWTDKYLGKQASIPKQVLTIKTALETFEQEYFKTRKRTIKSEHTYYQYESRIQQHISLDCPMISDALKAEILKCSSESQRWQLFKILNVLARCFNINIDLSVFKKQPQPKARNIPTDPDIIKYFHEYEKYAYGTPSRRRSGFENNWLFWRWMYGMMATYGLRPREIILEPDINWWLSPDNKDLTWKVSEKCKTGARETLPLYPEWVDLFDLKNQLCIEMLGEKISNFTSFKDCSYVVQHNASWFDDKVQIPFTPYDLRHAWAIRAHLMGIPIKAAADNLGHSVEMHTKVYQKYFGLDNRKKAINEALSKKSDLETLRAENYRLKLEIQLLQLENEKLRQSVNS, from the coding sequence ATGTCAACAACTGAATTACATCAGAACGCCAGCGAATTATTCGCAGATTTTGAACCTCCAGCTACAACCGATGGGAGTTATATGGGTATTGCATATCAAAAGCGAGCGATCGCTAGTTATTTAAATGAGAAATTTGATGATGAATTTGAACAAGCTAAAGCCAGGCTTAAATCCGCTAAAATCAAGGTAGGCTTATGTTGCGATAAAGGAAGTATCCAGCTACAGGCGACTTTACCAATCAAGCCCGATGATACTGATACTAAAGGTACAAGAACTAAACAGTACAAAATATCTTTGGGTATTCCCGCAAATCTCGATGGACTCAAAACTGCAGAAGAGGAGGCTTATGAACTTGGTAAATTAATAGCTCGGAAACAATTTACATGGACAGATAAATATTTAGGTAAACAAGCCTCAATTCCCAAACAGGTTTTAACAATCAAAACAGCTTTAGAAACTTTTGAGCAAGAGTATTTTAAAACTAGAAAGAGAACAATAAAAAGTGAACATACCTATTATCAGTATGAGTCGAGAATTCAACAACATATTAGCTTAGATTGCCCGATGATATCAGATGCTTTAAAGGCAGAAATTTTAAAATGTTCTAGTGAATCACAAAGATGGCAATTGTTTAAAATTCTCAACGTCTTAGCTCGCTGTTTTAATATCAACATTGATTTATCAGTATTTAAGAAACAACCTCAGCCGAAAGCCAGAAATATTCCTACCGACCCAGACATCATTAAATACTTTCATGAATATGAAAAATACGCTTATGGGACACCTAGTAGACGTAGAAGTGGTTTTGAAAATAATTGGCTTTTTTGGAGATGGATGTATGGGATGATGGCGACCTATGGGTTAAGACCGAGAGAAATTATTTTAGAACCAGATATAAATTGGTGGTTAAGTCCAGACAATAAAGATCTGACTTGGAAGGTTAGCGAAAAATGTAAGACAGGAGCTAGAGAAACTTTACCATTATATCCTGAATGGGTTGATTTATTTGATTTAAAAAATCAACTATGCATAGAAATGTTGGGAGAAAAAATCTCAAATTTTACATCATTTAAAGATTGCAGCTATGTAGTACAACATAATGCCTCGTGGTTTGATGACAAAGTGCAAATACCCTTCACTCCCTACGATTTACGACACGCTTGGGCAATCCGGGCGCATTTAATGGGAATACCAATCAAAGCGGCGGCTGATAATTTAGGGCATTCTGTAGAAATGCATACTAAAGTTTATCAAAAATATTTTGGACTAGATAATCGCAAAAAAGCCATCAACGAAGCACTTAGTAAAAAATCTGATTTAGAGACCCTCAGAGCCGAAAATTACAGATTGAAATTAGAAATACAATTGCTGCAATTAGAAAATGAAAAATTAAGGCAATCAGTAAATAGCTGA
- a CDS encoding DUF2231 domain-containing protein produces the protein MNSELIEQLSTQLGANGLPYSIPLHPNLVHLTLGLFIIGVTFDIIGVFFPLEKWAFKFFAISVERANFFDVGWYNMVAASIITFFTVAAGFYEMLLARPSADVKSAWGLHAMDTMIWHGVGGVFLLAVIVGMTVWRGFQRYIWCKYEDRQVQWRYLVFGVTVMLIMYVHGTLGAHLAAEFGVHNTADSLLRLGEDLNAVLK, from the coding sequence ATGAACTCAGAACTAATTGAACAATTAAGTACACAACTGGGCGCTAACGGACTACCTTACAGTATTCCCCTTCATCCCAATTTAGTCCATCTCACCTTGGGTCTATTCATCATTGGAGTTACCTTTGATATTATTGGTGTATTTTTCCCCTTGGAAAAATGGGCTTTCAAATTTTTCGCAATTTCTGTTGAACGTGCCAACTTTTTTGATGTTGGTTGGTACAACATGGTCGCTGCATCTATCATCACCTTTTTTACAGTAGCGGCTGGCTTTTACGAAATGCTATTAGCAAGACCATCAGCTGATGTGAAAAGTGCCTGGGGATTGCACGCAATGGACACGATGATTTGGCATGGTGTCGGTGGTGTTTTCTTATTAGCTGTAATTGTGGGTATGACTGTTTGGAGAGGATTTCAGCGCTACATTTGGTGCAAATACGAAGACAGACAAGTGCAGTGGCGTTATCTAGTTTTTGGCGTAACAGTCATGTTGATCATGTATGTCCACGGCACTTTGGGGGCGCACCTGGCTGCAGAGTTTGGGGTACACAATACAGCTGATAGTTTACTGCGATTAGGCGAAGACCTCAATGCTGTATTGAAGTAA
- a CDS encoding phytanoyl-CoA dioxygenase family protein: protein MQIANFQQATIIMTELERYLFDLQGFLIIENALNQDQITAIQALLDQQIQQQEEPEAPFLRFNELLPWGHAFRDLIDNPQITPYLFDLLGEQFRLDHDYVHIIRQGLGPIGANLHGGGTPFDPCQYYLFQNGRMYNGLTVVAYELNDVHPGDGGFGCIPGSHKSNLPLPAQWRNLEFPQDCVKKITVKAGSAIIFTEALTHGTLPWRGKQERRTLFYKYSPHPSAWARNSYNVEDYPELTPSQRQILKKPGVYP from the coding sequence TTGCAAATTGCAAATTTTCAGCAAGCCACAATTATCATGACCGAGTTGGAACGTTACCTTTTTGACTTACAAGGATTCTTGATTATAGAGAATGCGCTCAACCAAGACCAGATTACAGCCATTCAAGCACTATTGGATCAGCAGATTCAGCAGCAAGAGGAACCAGAAGCACCATTTTTGCGCTTCAATGAACTGCTACCCTGGGGTCACGCTTTCCGAGATCTAATCGACAATCCCCAAATTACTCCCTATCTGTTTGATTTACTAGGAGAACAATTTCGCCTAGATCATGACTACGTTCACATCATTCGTCAAGGTTTAGGTCCGATTGGGGCTAATTTGCATGGTGGTGGAACTCCCTTCGATCCTTGCCAATATTATCTATTCCAGAATGGTAGGATGTACAACGGCTTGACTGTTGTCGCCTACGAACTAAACGATGTTCATCCTGGTGACGGGGGATTTGGTTGCATTCCTGGTAGCCACAAGAGTAATTTACCTTTACCTGCCCAATGGCGCAACCTGGAATTTCCTCAAGACTGTGTAAAGAAAATAACTGTCAAGGCGGGAAGTGCGATTATATTTACAGAGGCTTTAACCCACGGTACCCTTCCCTGGCGGGGGAAACAAGAACGCCGGACTCTGTTTTACAAATATTCTCCCCACCCATCTGCCTGGGCAAGGAACTCCTATAATGTTGAAGATTATCCCGAATTAACACCATCTCAACGGCAAATTCTCAAAAAGCCTGGTGTTTATCCTTAG